In Psychrobacter sp. JCM 18902, a single window of DNA contains:
- the tkt gene encoding transketolase, translating to MPAPISERKLANAIRVLSFDAVQKANSGHPGAPMGMADIAEVLWRKFLKHNPTDPQWHNRDRFVLSNGHGSMLIYSLLHLSGYDVSVDDLKGFRQLHSKTPGHPELGYTPGIETTTGPLGQGIANAVGFAIAEKTLAAQFNRDGHNVVDHNTYAFLGDGCLMEGISHEVCSLAGTLGLGKLVFFYDDNGISIDGNVEGWFTDDTEARFESYGWQVIKVDGHDADAITQATEQALKETAKPSLLICKTTIGAGSPNKQGLAASHGAPLGDDEIALTRDALSWKHAPFELDDEIYEAWDAKAKGDVQQKNWDADFDAYKKAYPELAAELLRRLNGDLPADFDSQAQAYIQQTQEVGGDVASRKASQNAINTLQPLLPELLGGSADLAGSNLTLFKGAKGIEKDADGNYIYYGVREFGMTAIANGIALHGGFIPYVATFLMFMEYARNAVRMGALMKQRVIHVYTHDSIGLGEDGPTHQPVEQLTSLRTTPNLRTWRPCDATESASAWVEAIKSENNPSALIFSRQSLPHQARDNEQVANITKGGYVLAKEQSELQAIIIATGSEVGLAMEAYEALSANGVGVRVVSMPCAEIFVEQDASYREAVLPANIRARVAVEAAHVDYWYKFVGLDGKVIGMTTYGESAPASDLYKEFGITTDAVVEAVNSLV from the coding sequence ATGCCAGCTCCAATTAGCGAACGTAAATTAGCCAATGCCATCCGTGTACTGTCGTTTGATGCGGTTCAAAAAGCCAACTCTGGACATCCAGGCGCGCCAATGGGTATGGCCGATATTGCCGAAGTTTTGTGGCGCAAGTTTTTGAAGCACAACCCAACCGATCCACAGTGGCACAACCGTGATCGCTTTGTCTTATCGAACGGTCATGGCTCAATGCTTATTTACTCATTGCTGCATTTATCTGGTTATGATGTCAGCGTTGATGATCTGAAAGGTTTCCGTCAGCTGCATTCAAAAACTCCAGGCCATCCTGAGCTTGGCTACACACCAGGTATTGAAACGACTACCGGTCCATTAGGACAGGGTATTGCTAATGCCGTTGGTTTTGCGATCGCTGAAAAAACTTTAGCGGCACAGTTCAATCGTGACGGTCATAACGTCGTAGACCATAATACCTATGCGTTCTTAGGCGATGGTTGCTTGATGGAAGGTATCAGTCATGAAGTGTGCTCACTGGCTGGCACGTTAGGTCTTGGTAAGCTGGTCTTCTTCTATGATGACAATGGCATCTCTATCGATGGTAATGTCGAAGGCTGGTTCACTGATGATACTGAGGCGCGATTTGAGTCATACGGCTGGCAAGTTATCAAGGTCGATGGTCATGATGCCGATGCTATTACTCAAGCAACTGAACAAGCGCTTAAAGAGACTGCCAAACCAAGTCTTTTGATTTGCAAAACTACTATCGGTGCTGGTAGCCCGAACAAACAGGGTCTTGCAGCCAGTCATGGTGCGCCACTAGGTGATGACGAAATCGCTCTGACTCGTGATGCGTTATCTTGGAAACATGCCCCGTTTGAATTAGATGATGAAATCTATGAAGCATGGGATGCTAAAGCCAAAGGTGACGTCCAACAGAAGAACTGGGATGCTGATTTTGACGCGTATAAAAAAGCCTATCCTGAACTGGCAGCTGAGTTATTACGCCGTCTAAATGGTGATTTGCCTGCTGACTTTGATAGCCAAGCACAAGCTTATATTCAGCAAACGCAAGAAGTGGGCGGCGATGTTGCTAGCCGTAAAGCCAGTCAAAACGCCATCAATACCTTACAGCCATTATTACCAGAATTGCTAGGTGGTTCAGCAGATCTAGCTGGCTCAAACCTAACATTATTCAAAGGCGCTAAAGGCATCGAAAAAGACGCTGACGGCAACTATATCTATTATGGCGTACGTGAGTTCGGCATGACCGCGATTGCCAACGGTATTGCATTGCATGGCGGTTTTATCCCTTACGTCGCAACGTTCCTGATGTTTATGGAGTACGCACGTAACGCGGTACGCATGGGCGCATTGATGAAGCAGCGCGTCATCCATGTCTATACGCATGACTCTATCGGTCTGGGTGAAGATGGCCCAACGCATCAGCCAGTTGAGCAATTGACTAGCCTACGTACCACGCCAAATCTACGCACATGGCGTCCGTGTGATGCGACTGAATCTGCTAGTGCTTGGGTAGAAGCAATCAAATCAGAAAACAATCCATCAGCATTGATCTTTAGCCGTCAGAGCTTGCCACATCAAGCACGCGATAATGAGCAAGTAGCCAACATCACCAAAGGTGGTTATGTATTGGCGAAAGAACAAAGCGAGCTACAAGCCATCATCATCGCGACTGGTTCAGAAGTCGGCCTAGCGATGGAAGCGTATGAAGCGTTGAGCGCAAATGGTGTTGGCGTCCGTGTAGTCTCTATGCCATGTGCTGAGATCTTCGTAGAGCAAGATGCTAGCTATCGTGAAGCCGTATTGCCTGCCAATATCCGTGCACGCGTCGCAGTCGAAGCGGCGCATGTAGATTACTGGTATAAGTTCGTTGGTCTAGACGGCAAAGTCATCGGTATGACCACTTATGGCGAATCTGCTCCTGCAAGTGACTTGTACAAAGAGTTTGGTATTACGACTGACGCTGTGGTTGAAGCAGTAAATAGTTTGGTGTAA
- a CDS encoding peptide ABC transporter ATP-binding protein produces the protein MSNKVVLKADNLHKHYPVSQGLGKAKAYVKALNGISFELEAGKTLAVVGESGCGKSTLARQLTLIEAPTHGELFINDEGTTGYSRKALKELRTEIQMVFQNPYGSLNPRHTIGYQLTEPLDIHTKLSKEEKRDKINEMMRHVGLRPEHAGRYPHMFSGGQRQRIALARAMMLNPKIVVADEPTSALDVSIQAQVLNLFMDLQDEYRTAYVFISHNLSVVRHVADDVMVMYLGQAVEHGPKEAIYNAPKHPYTIALLAAAPTVNGHKNDLTLQGELPSPLNPPSGCALHKRCPYAKQQCSEVEPQLREWDGRLVACLRLEEIYG, from the coding sequence ATGAGTAATAAAGTGGTCCTAAAAGCAGACAATCTACACAAGCACTACCCAGTATCACAAGGTCTGGGCAAAGCAAAAGCGTACGTGAAAGCGCTCAATGGTATCTCATTCGAGCTTGAAGCTGGCAAGACACTGGCCGTCGTCGGTGAATCAGGCTGCGGAAAATCTACCCTTGCCCGCCAGTTGACATTGATCGAAGCGCCTACACATGGTGAGCTATTTATCAATGATGAAGGCACCACTGGCTATAGTAGAAAAGCACTCAAAGAGTTGCGTACTGAAATTCAAATGGTCTTCCAAAACCCTTATGGTAGCCTCAACCCGCGCCATACTATCGGCTATCAGTTGACGGAACCATTGGATATCCATACCAAATTGTCCAAAGAAGAAAAGCGCGACAAAATCAACGAGATGATGAGACATGTCGGTCTACGACCTGAACATGCTGGTCGTTATCCGCATATGTTTTCTGGTGGTCAGCGTCAACGTATTGCCCTCGCCCGCGCGATGATGCTCAATCCGAAAATCGTCGTCGCTGATGAGCCAACTTCCGCCCTTGATGTATCAATCCAAGCGCAAGTCTTAAATCTATTTATGGACTTACAGGATGAATATCGCACCGCTTACGTCTTTATCTCACATAATTTATCCGTCGTGCGCCACGTCGCTGATGATGTGATGGTGATGTATTTAGGTCAAGCTGTTGAGCACGGTCCCAAAGAAGCGATTTACAACGCGCCAAAACATCCCTATACCATCGCGCTACTGGCTGCTGCACCAACGGTAAATGGCCATAAAAATGATTTGACCCTACAAGGTGAGCTACCAAGTCCACTAAATCCACCAAGTGGCTGCGCCCTACATAAACGCTGCCCCTATGCCAAACAGCAATGCAGCGAAGTAGAGCCGCAACTGCGAGAGTGGGACGGTCGATTGGTGGCTTGTTTACGTTTGGAAGAAATATATGGATAA
- a CDS encoding DUF2057 family protein, with protein MKSNASLLKKLTISTLLIGAGSVSMLSHAEVTLLVDDHIKVTAINGQEVQQSAFQPLTKKFTLQPGQHAITAKYDRLYDLRRDEHDYLRSGNVSVTAELADNQTYRLTMPNQPEEYAAAKEYAKRPILAVEKNNTVVASQQGIAGNQGGLLSGLGKAFGGVFGGAGDAELQNQRAIAALDQPNVNTGTVATTKQTTSVNSSANTLDQFMQIWLQATPAEREKMRQWMQK; from the coding sequence ATGAAATCCAATGCTTCTTTGCTAAAAAAACTGACCATCAGCACGTTGCTTATTGGTGCAGGCTCTGTCTCTATGCTGTCGCATGCTGAAGTAACGCTACTGGTTGATGACCATATCAAAGTCACGGCTATTAATGGGCAAGAAGTGCAGCAGAGCGCTTTTCAACCATTGACTAAAAAGTTTACGCTTCAGCCGGGTCAACATGCGATTACTGCGAAGTATGATCGCTTATATGATTTGCGCCGTGATGAGCATGATTATTTACGTTCGGGTAATGTGAGCGTGACGGCAGAATTGGCTGACAATCAAACCTATCGTCTGACCATGCCGAATCAGCCAGAAGAGTATGCAGCAGCTAAAGAATATGCCAAGCGTCCAATACTGGCAGTAGAGAAAAACAATACTGTGGTTGCAAGTCAGCAAGGTATCGCTGGTAACCAAGGTGGCTTGTTGTCAGGCTTAGGCAAGGCGTTCGGCGGTGTGTTTGGCGGAGCAGGTGATGCAGAGCTACAGAATCAGCGTGCGATTGCCGCATTAGATCAACCAAATGTGAATACGGGTACGGTAGCGACTACTAAGCAAACCACTAGCGTTAATTCATCTGCTAATACCTTAGATCAATTTATGCAAATTTGGTTACAAGCCACGCCTGCTGAGCGCGAAAAAATGCGTCAATGGATGCAAAAATAA
- a CDS encoding Dps family protein, translating into MSNATNQIGLEKADMSEVIAQLNNLLSTYHVFYLNVRGYHWNVKGEHFFTLHPKFEELYTALQLQIDEIAERILTLGGTPLHAYSDFTQHTSIQEDKNVKDGNACVKGVVTGLQALITEQRKVSTLAADSEDQGTADLVDAYVQEQEKLIWMYNAFLG; encoded by the coding sequence ATGAGTAACGCTACTAATCAAATCGGTCTAGAAAAAGCTGACATGAGCGAAGTCATTGCACAACTAAACAATTTATTGTCAACTTACCACGTCTTTTATTTAAACGTCCGTGGCTATCACTGGAATGTAAAAGGTGAGCATTTTTTCACCTTGCATCCAAAATTTGAAGAATTGTATACTGCGCTACAGTTACAAATTGATGAAATCGCTGAACGTATCTTAACTTTGGGCGGCACACCGCTGCATGCTTATAGCGATTTTACTCAGCATACTAGCATTCAAGAAGATAAAAACGTCAAAGATGGCAATGCTTGTGTGAAAGGTGTGGTAACTGGTTTACAAGCTTTAATTACAGAGCAGCGTAAAGTATCTACTCTAGCAGCAGACAGTGAAGATCAAGGAACAGCTGACCTCGTAGATGCCTATGTACAAGAGCAAGAAAAGCTCATCTGGATGTATAACGCCTTTTTGGGTTAA
- the serS gene encoding serine--tRNA ligase, producing the protein MIDPKLLRGDLSDLQQQLATRGYALDIDFWQTVESERKSLQIKTEELQSSRNAGAKQVGALKKSGEDASELLAEMQNVSGEIKTAEDELRTLQERINKAAMQIPNIPAADVPVGTSEEDNVEVRKWGTPRTFDFEIQDHTYIGETLGMLDFEAATKLTGSRFNVLKGQLAQMHRALIQFMLNTHTMKYGYLETYVPYIVNSDSLKGTGQLPKFEDDLFKLKNHTNNEDMDFYLIPTAEVPMTNLVRGERLDISELPLKFTAHTPCFRSEAGSHGRDTRGLIRQHQFEKVEMVNIATAEQSDDLLEAMTGQAEYILQQLNLPYRTVQLCTGDMGFAAQKTYDIEVWLPSQDTYREISSCSNCGDFQARRMGTRVKDGKQTSLAHTLNGSGLAVGRTLLAVMENHQNADGSITIPEVLRPFMGGAETISV; encoded by the coding sequence ATGATTGATCCAAAACTCTTACGCGGCGATTTAAGCGATTTACAACAGCAGTTGGCCACTCGTGGTTATGCACTTGACATAGATTTTTGGCAAACGGTTGAGTCAGAACGTAAATCTTTGCAGATCAAAACCGAAGAGTTGCAGTCGAGCCGTAATGCGGGTGCTAAGCAAGTGGGTGCTTTGAAAAAATCAGGCGAAGATGCCAGTGAGCTATTGGCTGAGATGCAGAATGTCAGTGGTGAGATTAAAACAGCCGAAGACGAGCTGCGCACTCTACAAGAGCGTATCAACAAAGCTGCTATGCAAATTCCAAATATTCCAGCAGCTGATGTGCCAGTGGGTACGTCAGAAGAGGATAACGTAGAAGTGCGCAAGTGGGGCACGCCTCGTACGTTTGATTTTGAAATTCAAGATCACACTTATATTGGCGAGACACTTGGTATGCTCGACTTTGAAGCCGCGACCAAGCTGACTGGCAGCCGCTTTAATGTACTAAAAGGACAGTTGGCACAAATGCATCGCGCCCTGATTCAATTTATGCTCAATACCCATACCATGAAGTACGGCTATCTTGAAACGTACGTGCCTTATATTGTGAATTCAGACAGCCTAAAAGGTACGGGGCAGTTGCCTAAGTTTGAAGATGATTTGTTTAAGCTCAAAAATCATACAAACAATGAAGACATGGATTTTTATCTTATCCCTACTGCCGAAGTGCCAATGACCAACTTGGTACGTGGCGAGCGTTTGGATATTAGCGAGCTGCCACTTAAGTTTACCGCGCATACGCCTTGTTTCCGTAGTGAGGCAGGCTCACATGGCCGTGATACTCGTGGTTTGATCCGTCAGCATCAGTTTGAAAAAGTTGAGATGGTCAATATTGCTACCGCTGAGCAATCTGATGATTTATTAGAAGCAATGACTGGACAAGCCGAATATATCTTGCAGCAGTTGAACCTACCATACCGCACCGTTCAGTTATGTACGGGTGATATGGGCTTTGCAGCACAAAAGACCTATGACATCGAAGTATGGTTACCGAGCCAAGATACCTATCGTGAAATCTCAAGCTGCTCTAACTGCGGTGATTTCCAAGCGCGCCGTATGGGAACACGTGTCAAAGATGGCAAACAAACCAGCTTGGCACACACGCTAAATGGTTCAGGCTTGGCAGTGGGTCGTACACTATTGGCAGTGATGGAAAATCATCAAAACGCTGACGGTAGTATCACGATTCCAGAAGTATTGCGTCCGTTTATGGGCGGTGCTGAGACGATTTCAGTTTAA
- a CDS encoding YcxB family protein gives MALYPYTLQPVALNLTEAEFHQAQYELFASASPSFGLKSIKMKEWIIMAVTVVLAIAGLVFVTGYSTIIFWLMLVSVMIYLLVRTLGFKWYVKREFDKQVADQEMPDEMRQMKLGVQKHGLVMAMPVNQPDTFNNNQMRGMQMRAGTTQQAVIPWSAVKSWDETDDYIFMMFEMKGQQGSQIVPKRLEAQKFPIDTVRQHLQEVIPIKGLNPENLQPPA, from the coding sequence ATGGCCTTGTACCCCTATACGCTACAACCTGTCGCCTTAAACCTAACTGAGGCAGAATTTCACCAAGCACAATACGAGCTATTTGCCAGTGCCAGCCCTTCTTTCGGTCTAAAAAGTATCAAAATGAAAGAATGGATCATTATGGCGGTAACCGTGGTACTAGCGATCGCAGGGTTGGTTTTTGTGACAGGCTACTCAACCATTATCTTTTGGCTGATGCTGGTGTCAGTAATGATTTATTTACTGGTTCGTACCCTTGGCTTTAAATGGTATGTGAAAAGAGAGTTTGACAAGCAAGTGGCCGATCAAGAAATGCCAGACGAGATGCGTCAGATGAAATTGGGCGTACAAAAGCATGGCCTCGTCATGGCGATGCCAGTGAACCAGCCTGACACATTTAATAACAACCAAATGCGCGGCATGCAAATGCGAGCAGGCACGACCCAGCAAGCCGTCATTCCATGGTCAGCTGTCAAAAGCTGGGATGAAACGGACGACTATATCTTTATGATGTTTGAGATGAAAGGTCAACAAGGCAGCCAAATTGTGCCAAAGCGCTTAGAAGCACAGAAGTTTCCGATCGATACGGTACGTCAGCATTTGCAAGAAGTTATCCCCATTAAAGGCTTAAACCCTGAAAACTTACAGCCGCCAGCATAA
- the hda gene encoding DnaA regulatory inactivator Hda has translation MAEAQLSLNLDIKHDASLSDFAGPGWMSIIDAVRQLHVGLIGQLYLFGSPATGKSHLLSAICESFIEMDKSAICLSLNELIHTDVHVLSSLENFDLIAIDDLEVLEQSSQWQEALFHLINRSREGQRQLLFAANKPAGDLPFQLRDLLTRLAQAPTFKVPNGHDLADRQALLQSILRRRGWQFDDRIIDYLLTEGPHRIGAMMEVLNYIQPMFSNLGRSNISKAVITDALRTIDEQTLAAELADIAQETQVDNDSAEQDQHTMPLDF, from the coding sequence ATGGCAGAAGCACAGCTAAGTCTCAATCTGGACATTAAGCATGATGCAAGTCTAAGTGACTTCGCCGGTCCTGGTTGGATGTCGATTATTGATGCAGTGCGGCAACTACATGTCGGCCTGATTGGTCAGCTGTACCTATTTGGCAGTCCTGCTACGGGCAAGTCGCACTTATTGTCTGCTATCTGTGAGTCATTTATTGAGATGGACAAGTCAGCGATTTGTTTGTCACTCAATGAGTTGATTCATACCGATGTGCACGTCCTCTCCTCTCTAGAAAACTTCGATCTAATCGCGATCGATGATTTAGAGGTGCTGGAGCAAAGCAGTCAATGGCAAGAAGCCTTATTTCATTTGATTAATCGCAGTCGTGAAGGCCAGCGTCAATTGTTGTTTGCAGCCAATAAGCCTGCTGGTGATTTGCCCTTTCAATTGAGGGATTTGCTGACTCGTTTGGCACAAGCACCTACGTTTAAAGTACCTAATGGTCATGACTTAGCTGACCGTCAGGCGTTATTACAATCTATCTTGCGTCGACGTGGTTGGCAGTTTGATGATCGAATTATTGATTATTTGCTTACTGAGGGACCACATCGCATCGGTGCGATGATGGAAGTACTCAATTATATTCAGCCGATGTTTTCGAACCTTGGGCGTAGCAATATATCCAAAGCAGTCATCACTGACGCATTGCGTACCATTGATGAGCAGACACTAGCAGCAGAGCTTGCTGATATTGCGCAAGAGACACAAGTAGATAACGATTCAGCGGAACAAGATCAACATACGATGCCACTGGATTTTTAG
- a CDS encoding ABC transporter permease, whose product MKPSVLPSDVNLMAATPPSSWQLFLSTFCRNKGAVLGFIVLALMVIIAILAPAIAPHDPYELFTGQEQLPPAFLDGGNTMFWLGTDDAGRDTLSRVMYGARYSLFIGLSATTLAMLVGVSLGLSAAFWPKVWGKAVMLVNDILMSYPSLLLAIIIAAILGPSMTNTIITIALVCTPPFIRLTRATAMVELQREYFIASQVMGAGVLRLLFITILPNCMAPLIVQATMIFSSAILEAGAIGFLGFGVQPPDAEWGAMLGTARQYIQSNVWLAIWPGVAIFLAALSINLTGDGLRDALDPKLKQVT is encoded by the coding sequence ATGAAGCCTTCTGTTCTTCCCTCTGATGTCAATCTTATGGCCGCCACACCGCCGTCATCTTGGCAGCTATTTTTATCGACGTTTTGCCGAAATAAAGGTGCGGTGCTTGGTTTTATTGTGCTGGCATTGATGGTCATTATTGCCATCCTTGCGCCTGCCATTGCGCCCCATGACCCTTACGAGTTATTTACTGGTCAAGAGCAGTTGCCGCCTGCCTTTCTGGATGGCGGCAATACCATGTTTTGGCTGGGCACGGATGATGCTGGACGAGACACCTTGTCTCGGGTGATGTATGGCGCGCGTTATTCTCTATTTATCGGTCTGAGCGCGACGACTCTTGCCATGTTAGTCGGTGTTTCATTAGGACTTAGTGCTGCATTTTGGCCCAAGGTTTGGGGCAAAGCGGTCATGCTGGTCAATGATATTTTGATGTCTTATCCGAGCTTGCTATTGGCGATCATTATCGCCGCCATCCTAGGCCCTTCTATGACCAATACGATTATTACCATCGCCTTGGTCTGTACGCCACCTTTTATTCGGCTGACTCGTGCTACTGCAATGGTAGAGCTACAGCGTGAGTATTTTATCGCTTCGCAAGTGATGGGCGCTGGTGTGCTTAGATTGTTATTTATCACCATTTTGCCCAACTGTATGGCACCGCTCATCGTGCAGGCGACGATGATTTTCTCGTCTGCTATTTTAGAAGCAGGTGCAATTGGTTTCTTAGGCTTTGGTGTTCAGCCACCCGATGCTGAATGGGGTGCAATGCTTGGTACGGCGCGTCAATATATTCAAAGTAATGTTTGGCTAGCGATTTGGCCCGGTGTCGCTATTTTCTTAGCCGCATTGTCGATTAACTTGACTGGTGATGGCCTACGCGATGCGCTAGATCCCAAATTAAAGCAGGTGACCTAA
- a CDS encoding AI-2E family transporter translates to MMNQPIDPFFRRLFIVVAMVVGILLLYLMMPVIIPFVFAFVLAYLFNPLVKRLSKYIKRWVAIIIVYSTITLGMVLLLWWLIPTLWHQLQAAWEYLPKVLTWYNEVVREWFVNNSRINLPELESKGFSETLVEYMQTNYKFEDASTMMNQILVSSMNFINNAGLIVLVPILTFYFLFNWDQRLQTWKLAIPAAYSKKVIQIARECDLALMAFIKGQLLVMVLLGAIYAVQLQLIGLELGLIIGMVAGIASFVPYLGFGIGFIAAIIACLFQFGLNWTYLSLIVGAFLVGQAAEGYILQPLLLGDKIGLSPLWVIFAVLAGASLLGFVGMLIALPVSAVLNVLFRHLYIYYRSTDFYKGRKQLALFEKR, encoded by the coding sequence ATGATGAACCAACCAATAGATCCTTTTTTTCGGCGCTTATTTATTGTCGTTGCGATGGTGGTGGGTATATTGTTACTGTATTTGATGATGCCAGTCATTATACCGTTTGTCTTTGCTTTCGTACTGGCTTACTTGTTCAATCCGCTGGTCAAACGCTTATCGAAGTATATCAAACGCTGGGTGGCGATTATCATTGTCTACTCCACCATCACTTTAGGAATGGTGCTACTGCTATGGTGGTTGATACCGACCTTGTGGCATCAGTTGCAAGCGGCGTGGGAGTACCTGCCTAAGGTCTTAACTTGGTATAATGAAGTCGTACGTGAATGGTTCGTTAACAACAGTCGTATCAATCTGCCAGAGTTGGAGTCTAAAGGGTTTTCTGAGACATTGGTTGAATACATGCAGACCAATTATAAGTTTGAAGATGCCAGTACCATGATGAACCAAATATTGGTGTCGAGCATGAACTTCATCAATAATGCAGGACTCATTGTGCTAGTACCGATTCTTACCTTTTATTTCTTATTTAATTGGGATCAGCGTCTGCAAACATGGAAGCTGGCGATTCCCGCTGCGTATAGTAAAAAAGTCATTCAGATTGCTCGAGAGTGTGACCTTGCATTGATGGCATTTATCAAAGGTCAGCTATTGGTGATGGTATTATTGGGTGCTATTTATGCGGTGCAATTACAGCTTATTGGGCTTGAGCTTGGGCTTATTATTGGTATGGTTGCCGGTATTGCTAGCTTTGTTCCTTATTTGGGTTTTGGCATTGGTTTTATCGCTGCCATTATCGCCTGCCTGTTCCAGTTTGGGCTAAATTGGACGTATTTGTCGCTGATCGTCGGAGCGTTTTTAGTTGGGCAAGCCGCCGAAGGTTATATTCTACAGCCGTTACTATTGGGTGATAAGATAGGTCTATCGCCGCTTTGGGTGATTTTTGCCGTATTGGCAGGCGCAAGCTTATTGGGTTTTGTTGGTATGCTCATCGCACTGCCAGTGTCTGCCGTGCTTAATGTACTGTTTCGCCATTTATACATCTACTATCGTTCGACAGATTTTTATAAAGGTCGTAAGCAATTGGCTTTGTTTGAGAAGAGATAA
- a CDS encoding nuclease-related domain-containing protein: protein MSLKSSFKGFLGETVINVAMWLKLEKNVYHRLNGITLPKANGGSTQIDHIIVSVYGIFVIETKNYKGWIYGSEKQKQWTQAFPNGSKFKFQNPLRQNYLHIKTLADLLGLELSYFHSMIAFIGECELKTRDELPEHVLTGGMVSYVKKKQDEMLTEDEVKSIVEQINSNRFSKS, encoded by the coding sequence ATGTCCCTAAAATCCAGCTTTAAAGGTTTCCTAGGTGAAACTGTGATCAATGTAGCCATGTGGTTAAAACTAGAAAAAAATGTCTATCATCGCTTAAACGGTATCACCTTGCCAAAAGCCAATGGTGGCAGTACCCAAATCGATCATATTATCGTCTCTGTATACGGCATCTTTGTCATCGAAACCAAGAATTATAAAGGCTGGATATATGGTAGCGAAAAGCAAAAGCAGTGGACACAAGCTTTCCCGAATGGAAGTAAATTCAAATTCCAAAATCCATTGCGTCAAAACTACTTGCACATTAAGACGCTCGCAGATTTATTGGGCTTGGAGCTGAGCTACTTCCATTCGATGATTGCTTTCATCGGTGAGTGTGAGCTGAAAACCCGTGATGAGTTGCCCGAACACGTATTAACAGGTGGGATGGTCTCTTATGTGAAGAAGAAACAAGATGAGATGCTGACTGAAGACGAGGTCAAGTCTATCGTTGAGCAGATTAATAGCAACAGATTTAGCAAATCTTGA
- a CDS encoding ABC transporter ATP-binding protein: MTEPLIKTPTTHTSMNGASKKESPLLLDIENLSVTFGQGVRAFRAVDDVSLKITQGEVIAVVGESGSGKSVTMMALMGLLPPSATVRSKRVMFDDKDMLSMSAKEKRGIIGKDISMIFQNAMSCLNPSFTVEMQLGEVLRKHLGLRGSAVQARILELLELVEMPDAKNRLKVYPHQLSGGMSQRVMIAMAIACEPKLLIADEPTTALDVTVQAQIMDLLSRLQREKQMAMILITHDLGLVAQNSRDVAVMYAGQVVETSTVPEIFQKPAHPYTEALLQAIPELAIGQDRLNSLPGVVPSQYDRPSGCLLSPRCPYKEAACEVPPPILDTPNGKVRCIHPELPSAPSHLSTSHAATLESQV; the protein is encoded by the coding sequence ATGACTGAACCATTAATTAAAACGCCTACCACTCACACTTCTATGAATGGCGCATCAAAAAAAGAATCACCATTGTTGTTAGATATTGAAAATCTTTCAGTGACTTTCGGGCAAGGGGTGCGCGCTTTTCGTGCAGTCGATGATGTGTCGTTAAAGATTACACAAGGCGAAGTCATCGCAGTCGTGGGTGAATCTGGATCGGGTAAGTCAGTTACGATGATGGCACTGATGGGGCTACTACCACCCTCTGCAACTGTCCGTTCCAAGCGCGTTATGTTCGATGATAAAGACATGCTCAGTATGTCAGCCAAAGAAAAACGCGGCATCATTGGCAAAGACATCTCAATGATCTTTCAAAATGCCATGTCTTGTCTAAATCCAAGCTTCACGGTTGAGATGCAACTGGGCGAAGTATTACGTAAGCATCTAGGCTTGCGTGGCTCAGCCGTACAGGCGCGTATCCTAGAGCTGTTAGAGCTGGTCGAGATGCCCGATGCCAAAAATCGACTCAAGGTTTATCCGCATCAGCTATCAGGCGGTATGAGTCAACGAGTTATGATTGCGATGGCAATTGCTTGTGAGCCCAAACTACTCATCGCCGATGAACCTACCACCGCGCTCGATGTCACAGTACAAGCGCAAATCATGGACTTGCTAAGCCGATTGCAACGCGAAAAACAAATGGCGATGATACTGATTACCCACGACTTGGGTTTGGTCGCGCAAAACTCGCGTGATGTCGCGGTCATGTATGCCGGACAAGTGGTCGAAACCAGTACCGTGCCGGAGATTTTTCAAAAGCCTGCTCACCCTTATACGGAGGCCTTGCTGCAAGCCATTCCAGAGCTGGCTATCGGTCAAGACCGTCTGAACAGCTTACCCGGTGTCGTACCCAGCCAATACGATCGCCCGAGTGGTTGCTTATTGTCTCCTCGTTGTCCGTATAAAGAAGCCGCTTGTGAGGTTCCACCGCCCATTTTAGATACTCCTAATGGCAAAGTGCGCTGTATTCATCCAGAATTACCGAGCGCACCTTCTCATCTATCCACCTCTCACGCTGCTACATTGGAGTCACAAGTATGA